Proteins from a single region of Canis aureus isolate CA01 chromosome 26, VMU_Caureus_v.1.0, whole genome shotgun sequence:
- the LOC144298609 gene encoding neuroendocrine secretory protein 55-like produces the protein MDRRSRAQQWRRARHNYNDLCPPIGRRAATALLWLSCSIALLRALATSNARAQQRAAAQQRRSFLNAHHRSGAQVFPEPPESDHEHEEADLELSLPECLEYEEEFDYESETETETESEIESETDFETEPETAPATEPETEPEDERGPVVPKHSSFGQSLTERLHALRLRSPDASPSRAQPSTQEPQNPREGEEPEPKPEDKDPRDPEESEEPKEKKQQRRCKPKKPTRRDPSPESPSKRGPIPIRRH, from the coding sequence ATGGATCGTAGGTCCCGGGCTCAGCAGTGGCGCCGAGCTCGCCACAACTACAACGATCTGTGCCCACCCATCGGCCGCCGGGCAGCCACCGCGCTCCTCTGGCTCTCCTGCTCCATCGCGCTCCTCCGCGCCCTCGCCACCTCCAACGCCCGCGCCCAGCAGCGCGCGGCCGCCCAGCAGCGCCGGAGCTTCCTTAACGCCCACCACCGCTCCGGCGCCCAGGTGTTCCCCGAGCCCCCCGAGTCGGACCACGAGCACGAGGAGGCCGACCTAGAGCTGTCCCTCCCCGAGTGCCTAGAGTACGAGGAAGAGTTTGACTACGAATCTGAGACCGAGACCGAGACCGAGTCTGAAATCGAATCCGAGACCGACTTCGAGACCGAGCCTGAGACCGCCCCCGCCACTGAGCCCGAGACCGAGCCAGAAGACGAGCGCGGCCCCGTGGTGCCCAAGCACAGCAGCTTCGGCCAATCTCTCACCGAGCGTCTGCACGCTCTAAGATTGCGGAGCCCCGACGCCTCCCCGAGTCGCGCGCAGCCCAGCACTCAGGAGccccagaaccccagggagggggaggagcccgAGCCCAAGCCCGAGGACAAGGATCCGAGGGACCCCGAAGAGTCCGAGGAGCCAaaggagaagaagcagcagcGCCGCTGCAAGCCGAAGAAGCCCACCCGCCGCGACCCGTCCCCGGAGTCCCCTTCCAAAAGGGGACCCATCCCCATCCGGCGTCACTAA